One window from the genome of Pandoraea fibrosis encodes:
- a CDS encoding MFS transporter: MTTAEFMVAGMMPALAHAMNVGIGDIGNLISLYALGMTIGGPVLTALLLALRTPHKRALVWLLTINVAGGVLAAVSTRYEVMALARIIMGVASSATFGVALTLCADLVAPSVRGRAASFVLGGLMFSPVVGVPLTAFIEQHYGWRASFWLVAVLAALCTIAVALWAPASQKQDRESVSLAAEFRSLLNRPLWAAFATSGLIIGATFAAFSYFSPIFLNVADVSASAIPNLLAMYGVANIIGNAVIGRLADRHTLTVLVAGLSVLALALISFALWADFTPVGIAAFAAIGLTGVSLNPAMVARVMRAAAPGPLVNTMHTSVITAGLAFGTWAGGAAIDAGYSMRAPLWIGAAMAALGLASLLPYLRSGLAQAPETASSTS, from the coding sequence GCCCATGCAATGAACGTCGGCATCGGTGACATCGGTAATCTGATTTCGCTCTATGCCCTCGGCATGACCATCGGCGGCCCCGTGTTGACCGCCCTGCTGCTCGCGTTGCGCACGCCGCACAAGCGCGCCCTCGTCTGGCTGCTGACGATCAACGTCGCAGGCGGCGTGCTGGCGGCCGTGTCGACTCGTTATGAAGTGATGGCGCTCGCGCGGATCATCATGGGTGTGGCCAGCTCGGCGACGTTCGGCGTCGCGCTGACGCTCTGTGCCGATCTCGTTGCCCCGTCGGTTCGCGGGCGGGCCGCTTCCTTCGTTCTCGGTGGCCTGATGTTCTCGCCCGTGGTCGGCGTGCCGCTCACGGCGTTCATCGAACAGCACTACGGCTGGCGCGCCAGCTTCTGGCTTGTCGCCGTGCTCGCCGCGCTGTGCACGATCGCCGTTGCGTTGTGGGCCCCCGCGAGCCAGAAGCAGGATCGCGAGTCCGTTAGCCTCGCCGCCGAATTCCGTTCGCTGCTCAATCGTCCGCTATGGGCTGCGTTTGCCACGAGCGGGTTGATCATCGGCGCGACGTTCGCCGCGTTCAGCTATTTCTCGCCGATCTTTTTGAATGTCGCCGACGTTTCAGCCTCGGCAATTCCGAATCTTCTGGCGATGTACGGTGTCGCCAACATCATCGGCAATGCCGTCATCGGACGCCTCGCCGACCGTCACACACTGACGGTGCTGGTCGCCGGCCTGTCAGTCCTCGCCCTCGCGCTGATCAGCTTCGCGCTTTGGGCCGACTTCACGCCGGTCGGTATCGCCGCGTTCGCCGCCATCGGTCTGACGGGTGTGTCGCTCAATCCCGCCATGGTGGCCCGCGTGATGCGTGCTGCGGCCCCTGGCCCACTCGTCAACACCATGCATACCTCGGTGATTACCGCCGGGCTCGCCTTCGGCACATGGGCCGGAGGCGCCGCGATCGACGCGGGCTACAGCATGCGCGCGCCGTTGTGGATCGGTGCCGCAATGGCGGCCCTTGGTCTTGCCAGCCTGCTGCCTTACCTGCGTTCGGGTCTCGCACAGGCCCCCGAGACGGCGAGCTCCACCTCGTGA